Proteins found in one Lysinibacillus fusiformis genomic segment:
- a CDS encoding helix-turn-helix domain-containing protein has translation MEFGKQVNLIRKEKGLSLQELSALSNVSTSMLSQIERGEKNPTISVACQIAEALNTTLSALLDQQEKRETIVIRKENRPVYHDENSGFQRHLLSPSFPSRGIEFVKNVMPPLSESGIFPAHQSGVKEYIYVEKGTLKVELGKGLYNEELYEGDSFFFEADTEHRFINVLNEECHYFLVIDSSQSKK, from the coding sequence ATGGAATTTGGAAAACAAGTAAATTTAATAAGAAAAGAAAAAGGCCTGAGTTTGCAGGAGCTTTCTGCGTTGAGTAACGTAAGTACGTCCATGCTATCTCAAATAGAACGTGGTGAAAAAAACCCAACTATTTCAGTAGCTTGTCAGATTGCAGAAGCTTTAAATACTACTTTATCAGCCCTATTAGATCAGCAAGAGAAGAGAGAAACCATTGTTATAAGAAAAGAAAATAGACCTGTGTACCATGATGAAAACTCTGGTTTTCAAAGACATTTATTGTCACCTTCTTTTCCGTCAAGAGGAATTGAATTTGTGAAAAACGTGATGCCACCTCTTTCAGAATCAGGCATTTTTCCGGCACATCAATCAGGCGTGAAAGAGTACATATATGTAGAAAAAGGGACTTTAAAGGTTGAACTAGGCAAAGGTCTTTATAACGAAGAATTATATGAGGGGGATTCTTTCTTTTTTGAAGCCGATACAGAACATCGATTTATTAATGTTTTAAATGAGGAATGCCATTATTTTTTAGTTATTGATTCAAGCCAAAGTAAGAAGTAA
- a CDS encoding DinB family protein — translation MVKQLMIGDTTQEWASTRRMLERLPDEHMTWRPHEKSMTLGGLATHLINLLNWQIAILQYQEFDLSTVPLRREPLEKCADILGEFEANVGKLEKILAECDEKMLGEEWTLRHGDHIIRREPRAIAFRTFGLSHMIHHRAQLGVYLRLLDIPVPGIYGPSADEEA, via the coding sequence ATGGTTAAACAATTAATGATTGGGGACACAACACAAGAATGGGCTTCTACGCGTCGCATGCTGGAACGCTTGCCTGACGAGCATATGACATGGAGACCACATGAGAAATCGATGACACTCGGAGGTCTGGCCACACACCTAATCAATCTGCTCAACTGGCAAATTGCGATTTTACAATACCAGGAGTTTGATCTTTCGACTGTGCCGTTGCGACGGGAGCCATTAGAAAAATGCGCTGATATTCTGGGAGAGTTTGAAGCAAATGTCGGCAAGTTGGAAAAGATACTTGCCGAATGTGATGAAAAAATGCTAGGCGAAGAATGGACGCTACGTCATGGTGACCATATCATTCGCCGTGAGCCCCGAGCAATTGCGTTCCGCACCTTCGGATTAAGCCACATGATCCATCATCGAGCGCAGCTTGGGGTATACTTGCGACTTCTCGATATCCCAGTTCCAGGCATCTACGGGCCCTCTGCAGACGAGGAAGCCTAG
- a CDS encoding GNAT family N-acetyltransferase yields MNKIMTKTERLIIRLMEVEDYSSWLTEYENRLPSQHKYDEGKLDMSICTKEWFCDLVTKHHQMAEDDKVYVFGVFRKTDNTHIGFVDFSTIMREEFQWARFGYTIHNHFWRKGYGKEAVKAAIDLAFEKLNYHRIEAHINLDNTASIKLAESVGMLYECTRKAFIYEDDKWTDQLVYFINAEDKPF; encoded by the coding sequence TTGAATAAGATAATGACGAAGACAGAACGATTAATTATTCGATTAATGGAGGTGGAAGATTATTCTTCTTGGCTTACGGAATATGAAAACCGTTTACCTTCTCAGCATAAATACGATGAGGGTAAATTAGATATGAGCATCTGTACGAAAGAATGGTTTTGTGATTTAGTTACGAAACATCATCAGATGGCTGAGGATGACAAGGTATATGTATTTGGCGTATTCAGAAAAACAGATAATACACACATTGGTTTCGTGGACTTTTCAACAATTATGAGGGAAGAATTTCAATGGGCTAGGTTCGGGTATACAATTCATAACCATTTTTGGAGAAAAGGTTATGGTAAAGAGGCTGTAAAAGCAGCGATTGATCTAGCATTTGAAAAATTAAATTATCATCGAATAGAAGCTCATATAAACCTCGACAATACGGCATCTATAAAATTGGCAGAAAGTGTTGGAATGCTTTATGAATGTACGAGGAAAGCATTCATATACGAGGACGACAAGTGGACTGACCAATTAGTTTATTTTATAAACGCAGAAGACAAGCCATTCTAA